Proteins encoded together in one Variovorax paradoxus EPS window:
- the nadE gene encoding ammonia-dependent NAD(+) synthetase has product MSADLSPVDATQREIIAALHVAPVFDAAAELARRVDFLAGYLKQTGLKTLVLGISGGVDSLTAGCLAQRAVEKLRAEGYDASFIAMRLPYGVQKDEAEAQRSLTVMKPDRTITVDIRPAADGMLAALKAGELKFRDAAHEDFVLGNIKARQRMIAQFAVAGAHDGIVIGTDHAAEALMGFFTKFGDGAADITPLTGLNKRRVRAVAALLGAPDELVHKVPTADLESLVPGKPDEDAFGVTYEEIDDFLEGKPVSAAARAIILSTHRKSAHKRALPVEPPSA; this is encoded by the coding sequence ATGAGCGCCGATCTTTCCCCCGTCGATGCCACGCAGCGCGAGATCATCGCGGCGCTGCATGTGGCTCCCGTGTTCGATGCCGCCGCCGAACTCGCGCGGCGCGTCGATTTCCTCGCCGGCTACCTGAAGCAGACCGGCCTGAAAACGCTGGTGCTCGGCATCAGCGGCGGCGTCGATTCGCTGACCGCCGGCTGCCTCGCGCAGCGCGCCGTCGAGAAGCTGCGCGCCGAAGGCTACGACGCCAGCTTCATCGCGATGCGCCTGCCCTACGGCGTGCAGAAGGACGAAGCGGAAGCCCAGCGATCGCTCACGGTGATGAAGCCCGACCGCACGATCACCGTCGACATCCGCCCCGCGGCCGACGGCATGCTCGCCGCGCTGAAGGCGGGCGAACTCAAGTTCCGCGATGCGGCGCACGAGGACTTCGTGCTGGGCAACATCAAGGCGCGCCAGCGCATGATTGCCCAGTTCGCGGTGGCCGGCGCGCACGACGGCATCGTCATCGGCACCGACCATGCGGCCGAGGCGCTGATGGGTTTCTTCACCAAGTTCGGCGACGGCGCGGCCGACATCACACCGCTCACCGGCCTCAACAAGCGCCGCGTGCGTGCCGTGGCGGCGCTGCTCGGAGCGCCCGACGAACTGGTCCACAAGGTCCCGACCGCCGACCTCGAATCGCTGGTGCCGGGCAAGCCCGACGAAGACGCCTTCGGCGTCACCTACGAAGAGATCGACGACTTCCTCGAAGGCAAGCCGGTGTCGGCCGCGGCGCGCGCGATCATCCTGTCGACGCACCGCAAGAGCGCGCACAAGCGTGCGTTGCCGGTGGAGCCGCCGTCGGCGTGA
- a CDS encoding sigma-54-dependent transcriptional regulator: protein MSEAPAIRVMLVEDDEDVRLSTTQVLTLAGFEVEAFNSAERARSHISFGVPAIVVCDVRLPGLSGTEWLPQLHAADAELPVILVTGHGHIAMAVQAMREGAYDFIEKPFSSERLVAIVRHAIERRQLSLQVRALRDALENWNGIQSVLIGRSAQMQLVRRTVMTLAETSADVLIYGETGTGKELIARCLHDHSERRRQHFVPLNCGGLPEALAESELFGHEAGAFTSANRVRVGKFEYANGGTLFLDEIESMPMPVQIKLLRALQERSIERIGSNKAIPFDCRVVAASKDDLKEMSDRQKFRADLYYRLGVAFIELPPLRERREDIPLLFEHFTLLAASRYERAAPLLTSAQLADLMAYAWPGNVRELRNVADRFVLGLPGERLTQARGTGEGLPALPRALPQQVEAFERAVIVEALRKHQGDQPATATALAIARQTLHDKLRKLGIAAEEFK from the coding sequence GTGAGCGAAGCCCCTGCCATCCGGGTGATGCTGGTCGAGGACGACGAAGACGTCCGCCTCAGCACGACCCAGGTGCTGACCCTGGCCGGTTTCGAGGTCGAAGCCTTCAACAGCGCCGAGCGCGCGCGCAGCCACATCAGCTTCGGCGTGCCGGCCATCGTGGTCTGCGACGTGCGCCTGCCGGGCCTGAGCGGCACCGAGTGGCTGCCCCAGTTGCATGCCGCCGATGCCGAGCTGCCCGTGATCCTGGTCACCGGCCACGGCCACATCGCAATGGCGGTGCAGGCGATGCGCGAAGGCGCCTACGACTTCATCGAGAAGCCCTTCAGCTCCGAGCGGCTGGTGGCGATCGTGCGCCACGCCATCGAGCGCCGGCAGCTCTCGCTGCAAGTGCGTGCGCTGCGCGATGCGCTGGAGAACTGGAACGGCATCCAGTCGGTGCTGATCGGCCGCTCGGCGCAGATGCAACTGGTGCGCCGCACCGTGATGACGCTGGCCGAGACCTCGGCCGACGTGCTCATCTACGGCGAGACCGGCACCGGCAAGGAACTCATCGCGCGCTGCCTGCACGACCACAGCGAGCGCCGGCGCCAGCACTTCGTGCCGCTCAACTGCGGCGGCCTGCCCGAGGCGCTGGCCGAGAGCGAGCTCTTCGGCCACGAGGCCGGCGCCTTCACCAGCGCCAACCGCGTGCGCGTGGGCAAGTTCGAATACGCCAACGGCGGCACGCTTTTTCTCGACGAGATCGAGAGCATGCCGATGCCGGTGCAGATCAAGCTCCTGCGCGCGCTGCAGGAGCGCAGCATCGAGCGCATCGGCTCCAACAAGGCGATTCCTTTCGACTGCCGCGTGGTGGCCGCGAGCAAGGACGACCTGAAGGAAATGAGCGACCGCCAGAAGTTCAGGGCCGACCTGTACTACCGCCTGGGCGTCGCCTTCATCGAGCTGCCGCCACTGCGGGAGCGCCGCGAAGACATTCCGCTGCTGTTCGAGCACTTCACGCTGCTGGCCGCGAGCCGCTACGAGCGCGCGGCGCCGCTGCTCACCAGCGCCCAACTGGCCGACCTGATGGCCTACGCCTGGCCGGGCAATGTGCGCGAACTGCGCAACGTGGCCGACCGCTTCGTGCTGGGACTGCCTGGCGAGCGCCTCACGCAGGCGCGTGGAACGGGTGAAGGCTTGCCTGCACTGCCGCGCGCGCTGCCGCAGCAGGTCGAGGCCTTCGAGCGCGCGGTGATCGTCGAGGCGCTGCGCAAGCACCAGGGCGACCAGCCGGCCACGGCCACCGCACTGGCGATTGCGCGCCAGACGCTGCACGACAAGCTGCGCAAGCTGGGGATCGCGGCGGAGGAGTTCAAGTAG
- a CDS encoding phospholipase A has product MTTRTHALFATSMTFAACLGGTAAYAQALDKPASPLADAQLTWQQCTALGNNNDARLACFDRWAQQQTLPSVSVPVAPPVLASTQPAPPVDGSMPATRVISVATSEGCRDRQYSALSRFWELENATDCGTFGFRGYRPLNVSASAATNKPQVPTSPSAGHTGEAVAYQANEMRIGLSVRTKLAQGLLTQNDPVKKDSLWFAYSQQSTWQLFNGDISRPFRTTDHEPELMYVYPTDFKLPGGWRWRYTGVGLVHQSNGQTLPLSRSWNRVYLMGGAELDDRFQITGRIWKRMSESAAKDDNPDISDYIGRAEITGRWNLDRDNTLGLTVRNNLRDSGRGSVRLEWLKAIGDPTKSNLRFHTQLFHGYGDTLVDYNRKRTVLSIGLSLVDF; this is encoded by the coding sequence ATGACTACCCGCACACATGCACTTTTCGCAACGTCCATGACGTTCGCTGCCTGCCTGGGCGGCACGGCCGCCTACGCGCAGGCCCTCGACAAGCCCGCAAGCCCGCTGGCCGATGCGCAACTCACATGGCAGCAGTGCACGGCGCTCGGCAACAACAACGACGCCCGCCTCGCCTGTTTCGACCGCTGGGCGCAGCAGCAGACGCTGCCTTCGGTGTCGGTACCGGTCGCGCCGCCGGTGCTGGCCAGCACGCAGCCCGCGCCGCCCGTGGACGGCTCGATGCCCGCCACCCGCGTGATCTCGGTCGCCACCAGCGAAGGCTGTCGCGACCGCCAATACTCGGCGCTCTCGCGTTTCTGGGAACTGGAGAACGCCACCGATTGCGGCACCTTCGGCTTCCGCGGCTACCGGCCGCTCAACGTGTCGGCCTCGGCCGCCACCAACAAGCCGCAAGTGCCGACCTCGCCCTCGGCCGGCCACACCGGCGAAGCCGTCGCCTACCAGGCCAACGAGATGCGCATCGGCCTGTCGGTGCGCACCAAGCTCGCGCAGGGCCTGCTCACGCAGAACGACCCGGTCAAGAAGGATTCGCTGTGGTTCGCCTACTCGCAGCAGTCGACCTGGCAACTGTTCAACGGCGACATCTCGCGGCCGTTCCGCACCACCGACCACGAACCCGAGCTGATGTATGTCTACCCGACCGACTTCAAGCTGCCGGGCGGCTGGCGCTGGCGCTACACGGGCGTGGGGCTGGTGCACCAGTCGAACGGCCAGACCCTGCCGTTGTCGCGCAGCTGGAACCGCGTCTACCTGATGGGCGGCGCGGAACTGGACGACCGGTTCCAGATCACCGGGCGCATCTGGAAGCGCATGTCCGAGAGCGCCGCGAAGGACGACAACCCCGACATCTCCGACTACATCGGCCGCGCCGAAATCACCGGCCGCTGGAACCTCGACCGCGACAACACGCTCGGCCTCACGGTGCGCAACAACCTGCGCGACAGCGGCCGCGGCTCGGTGCGGCTCGAGTGGCTCAAGGCCATCGGCGATCCGACCAAGAGCAACCTGCGCTTCCACACGCAGCTCTTCCATGGCTACGGCGATACGCTGGTGGACTACAACCGCAAGCGAACCGTTCTGAGCATCGGTCTCAGCCTGGTTGATTTCTGA